The Thermoproteales archaeon genome has a segment encoding these proteins:
- a CDS encoding nucleotidyltransferase domain-containing protein: MFSKYRYFRKDKTKVLDKLRRLLEGEEEVLLAIVFGSFVDLESFRDIDLAAYSKNESLNYLARLGARLELELEIPIDIVPLKELEPRFRWKILRKGIKIFH; encoded by the coding sequence ATGTTTTCAAAATATAGGTATTTTAGAAAAGATAAAACGAAGGTGCTAGATAAGTTGCGTAGGTTACTGGAGGGAGAAGAGGAGGTTTTGTTAGCGATAGTTTTTGGTAGTTTTGTAGATTTAGAAAGTTTTAGAGATATTGATCTAGCAGCATACTCTAAGAATGAAAGTTTAAATTACTTAGCGAGGCTTGGCGCTAGGCTAGAGCTAGAACTGGAAATACCGATAGACATAGTACCTTTAAAAGAATTAGAGCCAAGGTTTAGATGGAAGATACTTAGAAAAGGTATTAAAATTTTTCATTAG